In Parasteatoda tepidariorum isolate YZ-2023 chromosome 2, CAS_Ptep_4.0, whole genome shotgun sequence, one DNA window encodes the following:
- the LOC107439782 gene encoding dopamine receptor 2 — translation MFMNETAVILSNHLLQNFTINDSFFGVVDYHTDLEEESPILRSTDTTTTLSSRPVWNTRLEETSEYESTFHNNVLAIILAFFCLATIFGNILVMVAVAREPYLHTVTNYFIASLATADCIVGAVVMPFCVVLEIRDGYWPFGQDWCDVWRSIDVLASTASILNLCVISLDRYWAITDSMSYPRKMSPTRAALLIVLVWVCSSLISFPAIAWWRAVSAESPPEHQCLFTEDVGYLVFSSAVSFYVPLTVMLITYYRIYRAAMEQKRSLKLGTKQIHSNGECASLTLRIHRGGIYSPKYETNLTSGTSLPSRHIKTFSLSRKISKLAKERKAAKTLGIVMGVFILCWLPFFVTNVLMGICGDSCVMNSKLVFSVVTWLGWTNSGMNPVIYACWSREFRRAFTKLLCSCCPRYMRRKRRFRQVVRDEVSLPHFNLPSNPVDDVSL, via the coding sequence ATGTTTATGAATGAAACAGCTGTAATACTATCAAATCACTTGCTTCAAAATTTCACGATCAACGATTCTTTCTTTGGAGTCGTCGATTACCACACGGATTTAGAAGAAGAATCGCCGATCTTACGTTCGACGGACACAACAACAACCCTTTCTTCCAGACCGGTTTGGAACACACGCTTAGAAGAAACATCGGAATATGAATCGACGTTTCACAACAACGTACTCGCgatcattttagcatttttctgCCTGGCGACAATCTTCGGTAACATTCTTGTGATGGTGGCAGTGGCAAGAGAGCCCTACCTCCACACGGTTACCAATTACTTCATAGCGTCTCTTGCCACGGCCGACTGCATTGTCGGTGCCGTTGTGATGCCGTTTTGTGTCGTCTTAGAAATCAGAGACGGCTACTGGCCGTTTGGACAGGACTGGTGCGATGTATGGCGATCCATAGATGTCTTAGCCAGTACTGCTTCGATATTGAATCTCTGTGTTATCTCGCTGGATAGATACTGGGCAATCACAGACTCCATGTCTTATCCAAGAAAAATGAGCCCAACGAGGGCGGCTCTATTGATTGTCCTTGTATGGGTATGTTCCTCCCTCATTTCCTTTCCAGCAATCGCTTGGTGGAGGGCCGTGTCAGCAGAATCTCCGCCAGAACACCAGTGTCTCTTCACGGAGGACGTTGGCTATCTAGTCTTTTCTTCGGCTGTCTCCTTCTACGTTCCATTAACTGTCATGCTCATCACGTATTACAGAATTTACAGAGCAGCCATGGAACAGAAAAGGAGCTTGAAACTCGGAACGAAGCAAATTCACTCAAACGGTGAATGCGCTTCGTTGACGCTGCGAATTCACAGAGGGGGTATTTACTCGCCGAAGTACGAAACGAACTTGACGAGTGGAACGTCGCTCCCGTCCCGACACATAAAAACATTCTCATTGAGCAGGAAAATCAGCAAACTCGCCAAAGAAAGGAAAGCTGCCAAGACGCTCGGCATTGTGATGggtgttttcattttatgttgGCTTCCATTTTTCGTTACAAATGTCTTAATGGGCATTTGTGGCGACAGTTGTGTGATGAACTCAAAACTTGTCTTCTCCGTCGTGACGTGGTTGGGGTGGACAAACTCTGGAATGAACCCCGTGATATACGCGTGTTGGAGCAGGGAGTTTAGAAGGGCATTTACCAAACTTTTGTGTTCCTGCTGTCCTAGGTACATGAGGCGAAAACGCAGATTTCGCCAAGTTGTTCGAGATGAAGTTTCTTTGCCACATTTCAATTTGCCATCAAACCCAGTTGACGATGTATCcctgtga